The stretch of DNA GTTCTGAATGCAGCAGTGGAAGCTCATTCATAATCTCCTTTGGAACGTCCCCTTTAAATGCAAGCTGAACTTTATGAATGGATGTCTTCAAATCATCCAACTCTTTTTCGAATAATAGGTTCCCTTGATGAAGGACCCCTACATGATCACAAATATCCTCTACTTCACGGAGATTGTGGGAGGAAATGAGAATCGTCATTTCACGCTCAGCCACATCCTCGATCAATAGAGACTTAACTCTCTTTCGCACGACGGGATCAAGACCGTCAAGCGGTTCATCCAGGACGAGTAATTCAGGCATGGATGAAAGTGCTAGGATAAATGCGGCCTGTCGCTGTACACCTTTTGAAAATTTGTGGAGCTTTTTCTTTGGATCAATGCCGAATTCCATCTGAAGCTTTTGAAAACGTGCTTCATTCCAGCTTTTGTATGTACTCCCATAAAAAATTCCCATCTGCTGCAAGCTATATTGGGAGAAGAAAAATGGTGCATCCGGGATGAAAAAGATTCTTTCTTTCAAATCCATATTTTCATATATTTCTTTTCCATCGACCAAAACGGTCCCCTTCTCCTGCCTATAGATTCCTGAAAGGATTTTAAGGAGCGTCGTTTTTCCAGCACCGTTCGATCCAAGCAGGCCGTAGATGGATCCTTTTTTCACTCCAAATGTTATGTTATCCAATATTCGAGTTCCTTCAATTGATTTCTGTATGTCCTTGAACTTAATCATTAGTATGCCCTCCCCCCAATGCTGCTTCGACATCTTTGATCAGTGATATTAAATCCTCAATGCTCAAACCCAGATACATCGCCTCTGAGAGCAATTTTCGGAGATCACCCTTCACTTTTTTTAGTTTTTGCGAATCTTGTATTTCGGCCGATGGTGTCACAAAACTTCCTCTTCCTTTAACCGAGTAAATGAATCCTTGCGTTTCCAGCTCACGATAGGCTTTCTGGATTGTGTTTGGATTAATGGTCAATTGGCTTGCAAGGGAACGGACAGACGGAAGCTGCTCATCCTCCTTCAAGACTTCATTTATGATCAATTCCTTTAATTTTTCCACAAGCTGTTCATAAATTGGTTTGCGGCTCCTTAAATCCAACTCAAACATATACACCCTCCCGTCTGTATCAAGTGTACTATGTGTCTTAATACAGTTAAATTATATGACAGATCATTCCAAATGAGAAGACCTTTTTCAAAAAAGTTCCTTTTTTTATTAAATTTTCTAAATTAATACATCAAATGAAGTTGAAAAAAATATTTGTGATTAAAAAAATCAGTGTCATAATAAAAGGAAAGTGAATCTTTAAGGAGAATAAAAAAAGTAGTAATAATACAAGAAGGAGATGTTCTCAGATGAAACAAAGCTTTTCATTCGGAAATATCGTGCCATTGATTCCTGCCCTCCATCTTGATGAAACGATAGCCTTCTATGTAAAGGAATTGGGCTTCACCAAAATATTTCAAGACGAAGACTCCGGATACACCGGCCTTTGCCGGGACGATGTCGAACTACACCTCTACAAAACGGAAGATCAAGCACTCTCAAAACAGCTTGCAGAATGGACCGTCATCCGCCTACAGACCTCCAAGATCGAAAAGCTCTATCGTATCCTCAAAGATAAAGATTTCTTGCACCCAAATGCCAACAAAATCGAACTGAAAGAATACGGATTGAAGGAATTTTCAATCGTCGATCCGAGTGGAGTGCTGATTACCTTTTATGAAAACCCGAGGCATTTCGGAAACATAACCGCGGTCGATTTCTGACAAGATCTATCAAATAAAAAAGGGATGGCACCTTGGTCCATCCCTTTTTTATTCATCAATGGTTTTTCGGAATCCATAAAACGGCCGGAAATTTAATTGTTCATAGTATGAATGCGAGCTGCTTGATCCGAGA from Falsibacillus albus encodes:
- a CDS encoding VOC family protein, with protein sequence MKQSFSFGNIVPLIPALHLDETIAFYVKELGFTKIFQDEDSGYTGLCRDDVELHLYKTEDQALSKQLAEWTVIRLQTSKIEKLYRILKDKDFLHPNANKIELKEYGLKEFSIVDPSGVLITFYENPRHFGNITAVDF
- a CDS encoding GntR family transcriptional regulator, with amino-acid sequence MFELDLRSRKPIYEQLVEKLKELIINEVLKEDEQLPSVRSLASQLTINPNTIQKAYRELETQGFIYSVKGRGSFVTPSAEIQDSQKLKKVKGDLRKLLSEAMYLGLSIEDLISLIKDVEAALGGGHTND
- a CDS encoding ABC transporter ATP-binding protein; translated protein: MIKFKDIQKSIEGTRILDNITFGVKKGSIYGLLGSNGAGKTTLLKILSGIYRQEKGTVLVDGKEIYENMDLKERIFFIPDAPFFFSQYSLQQMGIFYGSTYKSWNEARFQKLQMEFGIDPKKKLHKFSKGVQRQAAFILALSSMPELLVLDEPLDGLDPVVRKRVKSLLIEDVAEREMTILISSHNLREVEDICDHVGVLHQGNLLFEKELDDLKTSIHKVQLAFKGDVPKEIMNELPLLHSEQRGSVLLLIVKGQEENILVAVEKYNPVILDLLPLTLEEIFIHEMGDVGYAIENIID